One stretch of Streptomyces peucetius DNA includes these proteins:
- a CDS encoding carbohydrate kinase family protein: MRIAVTGSIATDHLMTFPGRFTDQFLADRLDRVSLSFLADRLEIRRGGVAANISFGLGMLGLRPVLVGAVGSDFEPYRVRLKQHGVDTDSVRISAELHTARFLCTTDRMQNQIATFYAGAMTEAKEIDLCAVIRRVGRLGLVMISPDDPEAMVRHTRACRKHGIAFAADPAQQLAGLGREETLELVTGARWLFTNEYEAALLQERTRLTGEQILGRVGCWVTTLGAQGVRIEREGQPPLTVPAVDVAGVVDPTGAGDGFRAGFLAGLAWGVPELHAAQLGCAVAATVLDYVGTQEYRLYRDSLVCRLRTSYGPESVAHLVAHFRDLT, from the coding sequence ATGCGGATCGCTGTCACCGGCTCCATCGCCACCGACCATCTGATGACTTTCCCCGGGAGGTTCACCGACCAGTTCCTGGCCGACCGGCTCGACCGGGTGTCACTGTCCTTCCTCGCGGACCGCCTGGAGATACGGCGAGGGGGAGTGGCAGCGAACATCTCCTTCGGGCTCGGAATGCTCGGGCTCCGGCCGGTACTGGTCGGAGCGGTGGGCAGCGACTTCGAGCCCTACCGGGTCCGGCTGAAACAGCACGGGGTCGACACGGACTCCGTGCGGATCAGCGCCGAACTCCACACGGCCCGGTTCCTGTGCACCACAGACCGGATGCAGAACCAGATCGCCACCTTCTACGCCGGGGCCATGACGGAGGCCAAGGAGATCGACCTCTGCGCCGTGATCCGCAGAGTCGGCCGGCTCGGCCTCGTCATGATCTCCCCGGACGATCCCGAAGCGATGGTCCGGCACACGCGGGCATGCCGTAAGCACGGCATCGCGTTCGCGGCCGATCCGGCCCAGCAACTGGCCGGACTCGGCAGGGAAGAGACTCTGGAACTCGTCACCGGCGCCCGGTGGCTGTTCACCAACGAGTACGAGGCAGCACTGCTCCAGGAGCGCACCCGCCTCACCGGGGAGCAGATCCTCGGCAGGGTCGGCTGCTGGGTGACCACCCTCGGTGCGCAGGGCGTACGCATCGAGCGGGAAGGGCAGCCCCCGCTGACCGTCCCGGCCGTCGACGTGGCCGGCGTCGTGGACCCCACAGGCGCCGGCGACGGCTTCCGGGCCGGGTTCCTCGCGGGCCTGGCCTGGGGCGTGCCGGAGCTCCACGCGGCGCAACTGGGCTGCGCCGTGGCCGCGACGGTGCTCGACTACGTGGGAACGCAGGAGTACCGCCTCTACCGCGACTCCCTCGTCTGCCGGCTCAGGACGTCGTACGGCCCCGAGTCCGTCGCTCATCTCGTCGCACACTTCAGGGACCTGACATGA
- the metK gene encoding methionine adenosyltransferase, with the protein MTRRLFTSESVTEGHPDKIADRISDTILDALLAEDPASRVAVETLITTGQVHIAGEVTTAAYVPMAELVREAVLDIGYDSSAKGFDGASCGVSVSIGAQSPDIAQGVDTSGKEGEELDRQGAGDQGLMFGYACDDTAELMPLPIHLAHRLSRRLSEVRKDGTVPYLRPDGKTQVTIEYDGDRPVRLDTVVVSSQHAADISLDGLLAPDIREHVVEAELKALAEQGVSLESDGYRLLVNPTGRFEIGGPMGDAGLTGRKIIIDTYGGMARHGGGAFSGKDPSKVDRSAAYAMRWVAKNVVAAGLARRCEVQVAYAIGKAEPVGLFVETFGTETVAVERIQSAIDRVFDLRPAAVIRDLDLLRPVYARTAAYGHFGRELPEFTWERTDRADALRRAAAED; encoded by the coding sequence ATGACCCGACGGCTCTTCACCTCCGAATCCGTCACCGAGGGACACCCCGACAAGATCGCCGACAGGATCAGCGACACGATCCTCGACGCGCTGCTGGCCGAGGACCCGGCGTCCCGCGTCGCCGTCGAGACGCTCATCACCACCGGGCAGGTGCACATAGCCGGCGAGGTGACCACCGCGGCCTACGTGCCCATGGCGGAGCTGGTGCGGGAAGCCGTGCTCGACATCGGCTACGACTCGTCGGCGAAGGGCTTCGACGGCGCTTCCTGTGGTGTGTCCGTCTCGATCGGGGCCCAGTCGCCGGACATCGCACAGGGCGTCGACACCTCCGGCAAGGAGGGCGAGGAGCTCGACCGGCAGGGCGCGGGCGACCAGGGCCTGATGTTCGGCTACGCCTGCGACGACACCGCCGAACTGATGCCGCTGCCCATCCACCTCGCCCACCGGCTCTCCCGCCGGCTGAGCGAGGTCCGCAAGGACGGGACCGTCCCCTACCTGCGCCCGGACGGCAAGACCCAGGTCACCATCGAGTACGACGGCGACCGGCCCGTCCGCCTGGACACGGTCGTCGTCTCCTCCCAGCACGCCGCCGACATCAGTCTCGACGGACTCCTCGCCCCCGACATCCGCGAACACGTGGTCGAGGCAGAGCTCAAGGCACTTGCCGAACAGGGTGTGAGCCTGGAGAGCGACGGCTACCGGCTGCTCGTGAACCCGACCGGGCGTTTCGAGATCGGCGGCCCGATGGGTGACGCCGGACTGACCGGCCGGAAGATCATCATCGACACGTACGGCGGGATGGCCCGTCACGGCGGCGGCGCGTTCTCCGGCAAGGACCCCTCCAAGGTCGACCGCTCCGCCGCGTACGCCATGCGCTGGGTCGCGAAGAACGTGGTGGCCGCCGGCCTGGCACGCCGCTGCGAGGTGCAGGTCGCCTACGCCATCGGCAAGGCCGAGCCGGTGGGCCTGTTCGTCGAGACCTTCGGCACCGAGACCGTGGCCGTGGAACGCATCCAGTCGGCGATCGACCGGGTCTTCGATCTCCGCCCGGCCGCCGTCATCCGCGACCTCGACCTGCTGCGGCCCGTCTACGCCCGGACCGCCGCATACGGCCACTTCGGCCGCGAGCTGCCGGAATTCACCTGGGAACGCACCGACCGGGCCGACGCCCTGCGCAGGGCGGCGGCGGAGGACTGA
- a CDS encoding 4'-phosphopantetheinyl transferase superfamily protein → MPARPTAASGGLGWANLGMDIVSVNRVRRLMADHGEAFFDRMLDAGELADCRTSTGLDVLSLCGRIAAKEAAFKTLRVRNRFLPWRDIVVRRSDGGWPLVELRRSAASMAADSGITGITVSISHDVDYAVAVAAPIIGDPPAAAPTGGHDTPAHPHEHDTVRSTAMSAGLQQVKDWILKRHQDREDIASDLDLIENRLIDSLSFVEFVFLLEQQSGRTIEMETLEVDAIRTLAAIEDNFFRAEVK, encoded by the coding sequence GTGCCGGCCCGCCCCACCGCTGCCTCCGGCGGCCTGGGCTGGGCGAATCTCGGCATGGACATCGTGTCCGTCAACCGTGTCCGCCGGCTCATGGCCGACCACGGCGAAGCGTTCTTCGACCGGATGCTCGATGCCGGCGAACTGGCCGACTGCCGAACGTCGACCGGCCTCGACGTGCTCAGCCTCTGCGGCCGCATCGCCGCCAAGGAGGCGGCCTTCAAGACACTGCGGGTCCGCAACCGGTTCCTGCCATGGCGTGACATCGTCGTGCGGCGCTCGGACGGCGGCTGGCCCCTGGTCGAACTCCGCCGGTCCGCCGCGTCCATGGCCGCCGACTCCGGCATCACCGGGATCACCGTGAGCATCAGCCACGACGTCGACTACGCCGTCGCCGTCGCCGCGCCCATCATCGGCGACCCTCCTGCCGCCGCCCCCACCGGCGGTCACGACACACCAGCCCACCCCCATGAACACGACACCGTAAGGAGCACAGCCATGAGCGCAGGTCTGCAGCAGGTCAAGGACTGGATCCTCAAGCGTCACCAGGACCGTGAGGACATCGCCTCCGACCTGGACCTCATCGAGAACCGGCTGATCGACTCGCTGTCCTTCGTCGAGTTCGTCTTCCTGCTCGAGCAGCAGAGCGGCCGGACGATCGAGATGGAGACCCTCGAGGTCGACGCCATCCGCACGCTGGCCGCCATCGAGGACAACTTCTTCCGTGCGGAGGTGAAGTGA
- a CDS encoding diiron oxygenase, whose amino-acid sequence MAQAALPVNDRFLEVLGRLSEKSIEDYYNPYQQFQWPDRLDEDRMWMSPELLTPYGTPLFDELGEDTLRRLAKWESINFYSLNVHGIRELLIEVVGRIHMPGFEVPSDFFHHFIGEENEHMWFFAEFCRRYGGKIYGSTAMRADSVWEPEVENFLVFARILFFEELVDHYNSRMAQDPALCDTIREVNRIHHQDESRHIAFGRELVSLLHLRMREAVGAERLAEVEAYLKRYVVYSVNSLYNPHVYRDAGIADPLALRTALITDERRRPHERKAIRKPLAFFLKTGIFSDDTLPVV is encoded by the coding sequence ATGGCCCAGGCGGCCCTGCCCGTGAACGACCGTTTCCTCGAGGTCCTCGGGAGGCTGAGCGAGAAGTCGATCGAGGACTACTACAACCCCTACCAGCAGTTCCAGTGGCCCGACCGGCTCGACGAGGACCGCATGTGGATGAGCCCCGAGCTGCTCACCCCGTACGGCACCCCCCTCTTCGACGAGCTCGGGGAGGACACACTGCGCCGGCTCGCCAAGTGGGAGTCCATCAACTTCTACAGCCTCAACGTCCACGGCATCCGCGAGCTGCTCATCGAGGTGGTCGGCCGCATCCACATGCCGGGCTTCGAGGTCCCCTCGGACTTCTTCCACCACTTCATCGGTGAAGAGAACGAACACATGTGGTTCTTCGCCGAGTTCTGCCGGCGCTACGGCGGCAAGATCTACGGCTCCACGGCCATGCGCGCCGACTCCGTGTGGGAGCCGGAGGTCGAGAACTTCCTCGTCTTCGCGCGCATCCTCTTCTTCGAGGAGCTCGTCGACCACTACAACAGCAGGATGGCGCAGGACCCGGCGCTCTGCGACACCATCCGCGAGGTCAACCGCATCCACCACCAGGACGAGTCCCGCCACATCGCCTTCGGCCGGGAACTGGTGTCCCTGCTCCACCTGCGGATGCGTGAGGCGGTCGGCGCCGAGCGGCTCGCCGAGGTGGAGGCGTACCTGAAGCGCTACGTCGTCTACAGCGTCAACTCCCTCTACAACCCCCACGTCTACCGCGACGCCGGCATCGCCGACCCCCTGGCCCTGCGCACGGCACTCATCACCGACGAGCGCCGGCGGCCCCACGAGCGCAAGGCCATCCGTAAGCCCCTCGCCTTCTTCCTGAAGACCGGGATCTTCTCCGACGACACCCTGCCGGTCGTCTGA
- a CDS encoding class I SAM-dependent methyltransferase, with product MTDSPTTEFHQRVIGDAAAAVRGLTVALGERLGLYRALADHGPLTTAQLAERTGTAERYVEEWLHSQLSAEYVERHPSAGTYTLPAAHARVLADPTAVTHAAGFFTALKALYATEDLLVEAYRTGDGVGWAEHDPALDTGMGSFFEPTYQHRLLPDWLPALHDVTGKLAAGGRVADVGCGVGHTTLLIAKAYPEATVYGFDYSEEAIAIARQLAEDAGLCDRVVFETASADDYPGSGYDLVTFFNCLHDMGDPVAAAQHVHKSLDGDGTWMLVESNVSPADVDSGTPAARMFMALSAVMCLPVAVAQRGPHALGNHSGEKAFRAIAEEAGFTRWRRATETPVNAVYEVRP from the coding sequence ATGACCGACAGCCCCACCACGGAATTCCACCAGCGCGTCATCGGTGACGCGGCCGCCGCGGTCCGCGGTCTGACCGTGGCCCTCGGCGAGCGGCTCGGCCTGTACCGGGCGCTGGCCGACCACGGCCCGCTCACCACCGCGCAGCTCGCCGAACGCACCGGCACCGCCGAGCGGTACGTCGAGGAATGGCTGCACTCCCAGCTCAGTGCCGAGTACGTCGAGCGGCACCCCAGCGCCGGGACGTACACGCTGCCCGCCGCCCACGCGCGGGTGCTCGCCGACCCCACGGCCGTCACCCATGCCGCAGGGTTCTTCACCGCGCTGAAGGCGCTGTACGCCACCGAGGACCTCTTGGTGGAGGCGTACCGCACCGGTGACGGCGTCGGCTGGGCCGAGCACGACCCGGCGCTCGACACCGGCATGGGCAGCTTCTTCGAGCCCACCTACCAGCACCGTCTGCTGCCCGACTGGCTCCCCGCGCTGCACGACGTCACCGGCAAGCTGGCCGCCGGCGGCCGGGTCGCCGACGTGGGCTGCGGCGTCGGACACACCACGCTGCTCATCGCGAAGGCCTACCCCGAGGCGACCGTCTACGGCTTCGACTACTCGGAGGAGGCCATCGCCATCGCCCGCCAGCTGGCGGAGGACGCCGGCCTCTGTGACCGGGTGGTCTTCGAGACCGCTTCGGCCGACGACTACCCGGGCTCCGGGTACGACCTGGTGACCTTCTTCAACTGCCTGCACGACATGGGCGATCCGGTCGCCGCCGCCCAGCACGTCCACAAGTCCCTCGACGGCGACGGCACATGGATGCTCGTCGAGTCGAACGTGTCGCCCGCCGACGTCGACTCCGGCACTCCGGCCGCCCGGATGTTCATGGCTCTGTCCGCCGTCATGTGCCTGCCGGTGGCGGTTGCCCAGCGAGGCCCGCACGCCCTGGGCAACCACTCCGGCGAGAAGGCGTTCCGCGCCATCGCCGAAGAGGCCGGCTTCACCCGCTGGCGCAGGGCGACCGAGACGCCGGTCAACGCCGTGTACGAGGTCAGGCCCTGA
- a CDS encoding class I SAM-dependent methyltransferase encodes MEAVSRTAQWTAAARALETEREDRLFADPYARTVADTVGFDLLERYAGAGTVPFLAIRTTYLDRAIGRAVEDRGIRQVVFLAAGMDTRFYRLTWPAGVTVYELDRPALLDAKAAMLAGEPAPADRERHTVAVDLTQDWTGHLKEAGWRSEEATLWVVEGLLFFLPEEAVRALITGLSAHSAPGSVLLGDVISRSALQNPLSRPFLRALEEDGNPWLFGTEEPEQLLQDCGWSVREVKQPGEDGADFGRWPYPVPAREVPRVPRSFLFTCDLPTGEENAS; translated from the coding sequence GTGGAGGCCGTATCCCGCACCGCCCAGTGGACCGCCGCAGCGCGTGCCCTGGAGACCGAGCGCGAGGACCGGCTGTTCGCCGATCCTTACGCGCGTACCGTCGCCGACACCGTCGGCTTCGACCTCCTCGAGCGGTACGCGGGCGCAGGCACCGTGCCGTTCCTGGCCATTCGCACCACCTATCTGGACCGCGCCATCGGCCGCGCCGTCGAGGACCGGGGAATCCGCCAGGTCGTCTTCCTCGCCGCCGGCATGGACACCCGCTTCTACCGCCTGACCTGGCCGGCGGGCGTCACCGTCTACGAACTGGACCGGCCCGCGCTGCTCGACGCGAAGGCCGCCATGCTCGCCGGCGAGCCGGCCCCCGCCGACCGGGAACGGCACACCGTCGCGGTCGATCTCACCCAGGACTGGACGGGACACCTGAAGGAAGCCGGCTGGCGGTCGGAGGAGGCCACCCTCTGGGTCGTCGAGGGACTGCTGTTCTTCCTCCCCGAGGAAGCCGTCCGCGCCCTCATCACCGGCCTGTCGGCGCACAGCGCCCCCGGCTCCGTCCTCCTCGGTGACGTCATCAGCCGGTCCGCCCTGCAGAACCCGCTGTCCCGCCCCTTCCTGCGAGCTCTGGAGGAGGACGGCAACCCCTGGCTCTTCGGCACCGAGGAACCCGAGCAGCTGCTCCAGGACTGCGGCTGGTCCGTGCGCGAGGTCAAGCAGCCCGGCGAGGACGGCGCCGACTTCGGACGCTGGCCCTATCCGGTGCCGGCACGCGAGGTGCCGCGGGTGCCCCGGTCCTTCCTGTTCACCTGCGACCTGCCCACCGGCGAGGAGAACGCATCATGA
- a CDS encoding MaoC family dehydratase, with product MRYFEDFRTGDVHQLGTVTVTEDEVLEFARRFDPQPFHIDAELAEQSPFGGLIASGFHTASLFMRRYVDGLLAYSACAGSPGIDEIRFHRPVRPGDVLTARLEVLGSRPSLMSPATGIVQPRCELVAPDGTVVFSMILHSIFRRRPADSSVRSPAAEDPVACVRAG from the coding sequence ATGCGCTACTTCGAGGACTTCCGCACCGGCGACGTTCACCAGCTGGGCACGGTCACCGTCACCGAGGACGAGGTGCTGGAGTTCGCCAGGCGTTTCGATCCGCAGCCGTTCCACATCGACGCCGAGCTGGCCGAGCAGTCGCCGTTCGGCGGGCTCATCGCCAGCGGCTTCCACACCGCCTCGCTCTTCATGCGGCGGTACGTCGACGGGCTGCTCGCCTACAGCGCCTGCGCCGGCTCCCCGGGCATCGACGAGATCCGGTTCCACCGACCCGTACGCCCCGGTGACGTGCTCACCGCCAGGCTCGAGGTCCTCGGTTCCCGTCCCTCGCTCATGAGCCCCGCCACCGGCATCGTCCAGCCCCGCTGCGAGCTGGTGGCCCCGGACGGGACGGTCGTGTTCAGCATGATCCTGCACAGCATCTTCCGGCGGCGCCCCGCCGACTCCTCCGTTCGATCCCCCGCGGCGGAGGACCCGGTCGCCTGTGTGAGGGCCGGCTGA
- a CDS encoding trans-sulfuration enzyme family protein has protein sequence MDIRTRSVHIVNEPFGEGSWPLSVPIVQSSAFGFDSADALADAMAGPDGRYVYTRRGNPTVRALERTVAGLEGGATAIAFASGMGAISGVLLALLEPGDHVIAQRCLYGGTYSVLSDLARRFGVEVEHPASDDPGELESLLRPATRLVLLETISNPTGRVPDLPALTAAARQRGALVLVDNSLASPVLCRPIEYGADIVVHSTTKYLAGHSDVLGGVAVFADEDLRRRVWGRTVELGATPDPFAAWLTLRGLPTLPLRMRQHCSNAGVVAERLAGHAAVRAVHWPWLTDNPTYRAARRVLSGGGGMVTCELAGGREAGRAFIEKVRLARLALSLGGVETLVAHPASTSHRELDSRALAAAGVGAGTVRISVGIEHIDDLWADIEQALGDG, from the coding sequence ATGGACATACGGACGCGTTCCGTGCACATCGTGAACGAGCCCTTCGGTGAAGGGAGCTGGCCGCTCAGCGTGCCCATCGTGCAGTCGTCGGCCTTCGGCTTCGACTCGGCCGACGCGCTGGCGGACGCCATGGCGGGCCCGGACGGCCGGTACGTCTACACGAGGCGGGGCAACCCCACCGTCCGCGCGCTGGAGCGCACGGTCGCCGGGCTCGAGGGCGGTGCCACCGCCATCGCGTTCGCCTCGGGGATGGGGGCGATCAGCGGGGTGCTGCTCGCCCTGCTCGAGCCGGGCGACCATGTCATCGCCCAGCGGTGCCTGTACGGGGGGACCTATTCGGTCCTCTCCGATCTGGCCCGGCGGTTCGGTGTCGAGGTCGAGCATCCGGCAAGTGACGACCCGGGCGAGCTGGAAAGCCTGCTGCGGCCGGCGACGCGCCTGGTCCTGCTGGAGACGATCTCCAACCCGACGGGCCGGGTGCCGGACCTGCCGGCACTGACGGCGGCCGCCCGTCAGCGCGGGGCCCTCGTCCTGGTGGACAACTCCCTCGCCTCGCCGGTGCTGTGCCGGCCCATCGAGTACGGAGCCGACATCGTCGTGCACTCGACGACGAAGTATCTGGCCGGCCACTCCGACGTGCTCGGGGGCGTCGCCGTCTTCGCGGACGAGGATCTGCGGCGCCGTGTCTGGGGACGCACCGTCGAACTCGGAGCCACACCGGACCCGTTCGCGGCATGGCTGACGCTGCGCGGGCTGCCGACCCTCCCGCTGCGGATGCGGCAGCACTGCTCCAACGCCGGGGTCGTCGCGGAGCGGCTTGCCGGGCACGCCGCCGTACGGGCCGTCCACTGGCCGTGGCTCACGGACAACCCGACGTACCGGGCCGCCCGCAGGGTCCTGTCGGGCGGTGGGGGGATGGTCACCTGCGAGCTGGCCGGCGGTCGCGAGGCGGGCCGCGCGTTCATCGAGAAGGTGCGGCTGGCGCGGCTCGCCCTGTCCCTCGGCGGCGTGGAGACCCTCGTCGCACACCCCGCCTCCACCTCTCACCGTGAGCTCGACAGCCGTGCGCTGGCCGCGGCGGGCGTGGGCGCCGGCACCGTGCGCATCTCGGTGGGCATCGAGCACATCGACGACCTCTGGGCGGACATCGAGCAAGCGCTCGGCGACGGCTGA
- a CDS encoding MFS transporter, protein MSTVNPRRWWALAVLAAAQFMVIMDTSIIGVALPEMQKDLGFSQGELQWVFNAYVIAFGGLLLLGGRLSDLLGARKVFNAGWVVMIAGSVVAAAAQTAWVEVVGRAVQGVGGALIAPAAMTLLMMLFGHNPKELGKAMALYGAAAPAGGTAGVFLGGVFTEWLSWPWVFIIYVPIGLATLAATKLLPAVESRRGSVDVLGAVAVTAGLALTVFAVVRAPEVGWGSTGTVLQLAGAAALLILFFVIQKSVREPLMPLGIWRVPRLGSANLGMALLGAAWIPMWYFLNLYLQQVLGYGAFASGAALLPMTVLLMIFMTMITARLLGRFGAKPLIAGGLLVLAAGLLWLSAVEPTGTFLVDVLPASLVAALGMSLAYIPAMMAAMSGAPQEQAGLASGIVNTTYNVGSALGLAALTAVAMSQGAGELGNLPALTDGFSSAFVGAAVIAAVGGVITLLVMRSEKSAAAAAQAQAAPASHGEQVGV, encoded by the coding sequence ATGTCAACGGTCAATCCCCGGCGGTGGTGGGCGCTCGCCGTGCTCGCAGCCGCCCAGTTCATGGTGATCATGGACACCTCGATCATCGGGGTCGCGCTCCCCGAGATGCAGAAGGACCTCGGCTTCTCGCAGGGCGAGCTCCAGTGGGTCTTCAACGCGTACGTCATCGCCTTCGGCGGACTGCTGCTGCTCGGTGGACGGCTCTCCGACCTGCTCGGCGCACGCAAGGTCTTCAACGCCGGCTGGGTCGTCATGATCGCCGGATCCGTCGTCGCCGCCGCGGCCCAGACCGCGTGGGTCGAGGTCGTCGGCCGTGCTGTGCAGGGTGTCGGTGGCGCGCTCATCGCGCCGGCCGCGATGACGCTGCTGATGATGCTCTTCGGGCACAACCCGAAGGAGCTCGGCAAGGCGATGGCCCTCTACGGCGCCGCCGCGCCCGCGGGCGGTACCGCCGGTGTGTTCCTCGGCGGCGTCTTCACCGAGTGGCTGAGCTGGCCGTGGGTGTTCATCATCTACGTCCCCATCGGTCTGGCGACCCTCGCCGCCACCAAGCTGCTGCCCGCCGTCGAGAGCCGTCGCGGTTCCGTCGACGTCCTGGGCGCGGTGGCCGTCACCGCCGGCCTGGCGCTCACCGTCTTCGCGGTCGTCCGGGCGCCCGAGGTGGGCTGGGGCTCGACGGGCACCGTGCTGCAGCTGGCTGGCGCCGCCGCCCTGCTGATCCTGTTCTTCGTGATCCAGAAGTCGGTGCGCGAGCCGCTGATGCCGCTGGGTATCTGGCGCGTGCCGCGTCTCGGCTCCGCCAACCTGGGCATGGCCCTGCTCGGCGCCGCGTGGATCCCGATGTGGTACTTCCTCAACCTCTACCTCCAGCAGGTCCTCGGCTACGGAGCCTTCGCCTCCGGCGCCGCCCTCCTGCCCATGACCGTGCTCCTCATGATCTTCATGACGATGATCACGGCCAGGCTGCTGGGCAGGTTCGGGGCCAAGCCGCTGATCGCAGGCGGCCTGCTCGTGCTGGCCGCCGGTCTGCTGTGGCTGTCCGCCGTGGAGCCGACCGGTACGTTCCTGGTCGACGTCCTGCCCGCCTCGCTCGTCGCCGCGCTCGGCATGTCGCTCGCCTACATCCCCGCGATGATGGCCGCGATGTCCGGCGCACCGCAGGAGCAGGCCGGTCTCGCGTCCGGCATCGTCAACACCACCTACAACGTCGGCTCCGCCCTGGGTCTGGCCGCGCTGACGGCGGTCGCCATGTCCCAGGGAGCCGGTGAGCTGGGCAACCTGCCCGCCCTCACCGACGGCTTCTCGTCGGCGTTCGTCGGCGCGGCCGTGATCGCCGCGGTCGGTGGCGTCATCACCCTGCTGGTCATGCGGAGCGAGAAGTCCGCCGCAGCCGCCGCGCAGGCCCAGGCCGCACCGGCCTCGCACGGTGAGCAGGTCGGCGTATAG
- a CDS encoding nuclear transport factor 2 family protein has protein sequence MEALETRTPEQFVSDFFTSFTNAVVRAEEDPAALMSRYYTRDVVQVADGVRLDWDRLLAHLRPVRRNLTEYRFEVHEALADGDRIAARFTIHAEMRKSGPVSTQVHMFAEFTPDGRLRRADQVTRTLKQPSGAEPGRQ, from the coding sequence ATGGAAGCCCTTGAGACACGGACGCCCGAGCAGTTCGTCAGCGACTTCTTCACCTCCTTCACCAATGCGGTCGTACGGGCCGAGGAGGACCCTGCCGCACTGATGAGCAGGTACTACACTCGGGACGTCGTGCAGGTCGCCGACGGCGTTCGGCTCGACTGGGACCGGCTTCTCGCCCATCTCCGCCCGGTCCGGCGTAATCTGACGGAGTATCGGTTCGAGGTGCACGAGGCGCTCGCGGACGGCGACCGCATCGCCGCCCGGTTCACCATCCACGCCGAGATGCGCAAGAGCGGACCGGTCTCGACGCAGGTGCACATGTTCGCCGAATTCACTCCGGACGGCCGGCTCCGGCGAGCGGACCAGGTCACCCGTACGCTCAAGCAGCCCTCCGGCGCGGAACCGGGGAGGCAGTGA